In a genomic window of Octadecabacter temperatus:
- a CDS encoding heme lyase CcmF/NrfE family subunit, which produces MIIELGHFALILAALVGVVQMVVPLIGAHKGWRGWMGLADPAATVQFLLVGFSFAALMYAFVVSDFSLRLVVANSHSDKPMLYKISGVWGNHEGSMLLWLLILVLFGACASWFGSNLPASLRARVLGVQAAVSVAFYGFILFTSNPFERLEFPPFNGQDLNPLLQDPGLAFHPPFLYLGYVGLSMSFSFAIAALLEGRVDAAWGRWVRPWTLAAWIFLTIGIALGSWWAYYELGWGGFWFWDPVENASFMPWLLAAALLHSAIVVEKRESLKAWTILLAILAFGFSLLGTFIVRSGVLTSVHAFANDPERGVFILMILAVFVGGGLLLFALRAKAMESKGVFGLVSRETALVSNNVLLAVSSFVVFWGTIWPLVVELASASPIWSGGMANPFYALGLFDKPEQVSVGPPFFNFAFTLVFVPLAIILPVGAVLAWKRGSLSKAIKSMAPVAGLAIAFGALAFALQTGRSAMGPIGVILGVWVVGGACMDLWLRTGRGAVAARLKRLTRLPRADWGKFTAHSGLGITVFAVAALMAWEAEDIRIAQVGDRWNVGIHEIELAAVVEIDGPNYFGEGGEINVYRNGRFVGQVFAEKRVYPVAQMPTTEAGIRNGILRDVYVVLGDPQTGGGWAVRTYIKPFANWIWGGAILMALGGFISLSDRRLRVAAGAAKSTSNTVAAQ; this is translated from the coding sequence ATGATTATTGAACTCGGACATTTCGCATTGATTCTTGCCGCCCTTGTTGGGGTTGTGCAGATGGTTGTTCCCCTTATTGGCGCTCACAAAGGGTGGCGTGGTTGGATGGGGTTGGCTGATCCTGCTGCGACGGTGCAGTTCCTTCTTGTTGGATTCAGCTTTGCAGCCCTGATGTATGCCTTTGTTGTGTCTGACTTTTCGCTGCGCCTTGTGGTGGCAAATAGCCATTCCGACAAGCCAATGCTTTATAAAATCAGCGGTGTTTGGGGGAACCACGAAGGATCTATGCTGCTTTGGTTGCTGATCTTGGTGCTGTTCGGCGCCTGTGCCAGCTGGTTTGGTAGCAATTTACCTGCCAGCCTGCGTGCCCGGGTATTGGGTGTTCAAGCCGCTGTTAGCGTTGCGTTTTACGGCTTCATCCTGTTCACATCCAACCCGTTTGAGCGTTTGGAATTTCCGCCGTTTAATGGCCAAGATTTGAACCCATTGTTGCAGGATCCGGGCCTCGCGTTTCACCCGCCGTTTTTGTACCTCGGCTATGTCGGGCTGAGCATGTCGTTCTCGTTCGCGATTGCCGCCTTACTCGAAGGACGTGTTGATGCGGCTTGGGGCCGTTGGGTGCGCCCGTGGACATTGGCCGCTTGGATTTTCCTGACCATCGGTATCGCGCTTGGCTCATGGTGGGCCTACTACGAACTTGGGTGGGGTGGCTTCTGGTTCTGGGACCCTGTTGAAAACGCATCCTTCATGCCGTGGCTTTTGGCGGCCGCATTGCTGCATTCCGCCATCGTGGTTGAAAAGCGCGAAAGCCTGAAAGCATGGACGATCCTGCTGGCGATCCTCGCCTTCGGGTTCTCGCTTCTCGGAACATTCATCGTGCGTTCGGGCGTGCTGACGTCGGTGCATGCCTTTGCCAACGACCCTGAACGGGGTGTGTTTATCTTGATGATCCTCGCGGTATTTGTTGGGGGTGGACTACTGCTATTCGCGTTGCGCGCAAAGGCGATGGAGTCGAAAGGCGTCTTTGGGTTGGTCAGCCGCGAAACCGCGCTTGTGTCCAACAATGTGTTGCTTGCTGTGTCCAGCTTTGTTGTCTTCTGGGGCACGATTTGGCCTTTGGTGGTCGAACTCGCGTCGGCTAGCCCTATTTGGAGCGGCGGTATGGCGAACCCGTTCTACGCGCTTGGACTGTTTGATAAACCTGAACAGGTCTCCGTCGGGCCGCCATTCTTCAATTTTGCCTTCACACTGGTTTTCGTCCCACTGGCGATCATCTTGCCTGTGGGTGCAGTGCTGGCGTGGAAACGTGGCAGCCTTAGCAAAGCCATCAAATCTATGGCGCCAGTTGCTGGTCTTGCAATCGCGTTTGGAGCGTTGGCATTTGCGCTACAGACTGGACGCTCTGCGATGGGTCCCATCGGGGTGATCTTGGGCGTTTGGGTTGTTGGTGGCGCATGTATGGACCTTTGGCTGCGCACAGGTCGCGGTGCTGTTGCGGCGCGTTTGAAACGTCTCACCAGATTGCCACGCGCGGACTGGGGTAAATTCACCGCGCATTCCGGCCTTGGAATTACGGTCTTTGCAGTCGCTGCACTGATGGCTTGGGAGGCCGAGGACATTCGGATTGCCCAAGTCGGTGATCGTTGGAACGTCGGTATTCATGAGATCGAACTGGCCGCCGTTGTCGAAATTGACGGCCCGAACTATTTCGGTGAAGGCGGTGAAATAAACGTCTATCGCAACGGTCGCTTTGTCGGGCAGGTCTTTGCGGAAAAACGCGTCTACCCAGTCGCACAAATGCCAACGACAGAAGCTGGCATTCGCAACGGTATTCTGCGCGATGTCTATGTTGTGCTCGGTGATCCACAAACCGGCGGCGGTTGGGCCGTGCGCACCTACATCAAACCCTTCGCGAATTGGATTTGGGGGGGCGCTATTTTGATGGCATTAGGTGGCTTCATTTCTTTGTCCGACCGACGCTTGCGTGTTGCGGCGGGTGCTGCAAAATCCACATCAAACACGGTGGCTGCACAATGA
- a CDS encoding holin family protein, translated as MGLIERIFRGVFGDGRNVIVETAQVFRENAEGAAVRQAGIKQQTMQQFASEFAVQRVGGFDRLMDGLNRLPRPLLAFGTIGLFVVAMVDPVWFSTRMQGISLVPDPLWWLMGAIVSFYFGARHQAHSQDFQRSIAQTLARVPTVVENTRALQALRFDTPQVAQSKPSADLTLGAVEPSSNPALLEWQRNQP; from the coding sequence ATGGGTTTGATTGAGCGGATTTTCAGGGGCGTGTTTGGCGACGGGCGCAATGTGATCGTTGAAACGGCACAGGTGTTTCGTGAGAACGCCGAAGGCGCGGCAGTGCGTCAGGCAGGGATAAAACAACAAACCATGCAGCAGTTCGCGTCCGAGTTTGCGGTGCAACGGGTAGGGGGCTTTGATCGCCTTATGGACGGGTTGAACCGCTTGCCGCGCCCATTACTGGCGTTTGGGACCATTGGGTTGTTTGTGGTCGCGATGGTTGATCCGGTTTGGTTTTCCACGCGGATGCAGGGGATATCGCTGGTGCCAGACCCGCTGTGGTGGCTTATGGGCGCGATTGTAAGTTTCTATTTTGGTGCACGGCATCAAGCACATAGTCAAGATTTCCAGCGATCCATCGCGCAAACATTGGCGCGGGTTCCGACGGTTGTTGAAAACACACGCGCGTTGCAAGCGCTGCGGTTTGACACACCGCAAGTCGCACAAAGCAAGCCTTCGGCTGATCTAACATTGGGGGCTGTGGAACCTTCCTCAAATCCTGCCCTCCTAGAGTGGCAACGTAACCAGCCCTAG
- the argC gene encoding N-acetyl-gamma-glutamyl-phosphate reductase, producing the protein MTYKIAILGASGYTGAELVRLIASHPHIEIAALSGNSKAGQSMAQVFPHLRHLDLPVLTTIDDVDFDGIDLAFCALPHKTSQEVISKLPKTLKIVDLSADFRLRDPEAYKKWYGNDHAAVELQKEAVYGLTEFYRDEIANARLVAGTGCNAATGQFALRPLIAAGVIDLDEIIMDLACAVSGAGRALKENLLHAELSEGANAYAVGGTHRHLGEFDQEFSAIAGRPVEVQFTPHLIPANRGILATNYVKGDAQAIHDVLATAYVDEPFVVVLPFGEYPSIRHIRGSNFCHVGVVADRRDGRAIVIAALDNLTKGSSGQALQNANLMLGLSETEGLMMAPLFP; encoded by the coding sequence ATGACTTATAAAATCGCGATCCTTGGGGCCTCTGGCTATACGGGCGCTGAACTGGTGCGCTTGATTGCAAGCCACCCGCATATCGAAATCGCAGCACTGTCCGGCAATTCCAAAGCTGGGCAAAGCATGGCGCAGGTGTTCCCGCATCTACGCCACTTGGACCTGCCTGTTTTGACAACCATTGATGATGTTGACTTTGATGGCATCGATCTGGCGTTTTGCGCATTGCCGCACAAGACCAGCCAAGAGGTGATCTCAAAACTGCCAAAAACGCTAAAGATCGTTGATCTGAGCGCCGATTTCCGTTTGCGTGATCCCGAAGCCTATAAGAAGTGGTACGGCAATGATCACGCGGCAGTTGAGCTGCAAAAAGAAGCCGTCTACGGCCTGACAGAGTTTTACCGTGACGAAATCGCGAATGCGCGGCTTGTCGCCGGTACGGGCTGCAACGCGGCGACGGGGCAGTTTGCGCTGCGGCCTTTGATCGCAGCGGGCGTCATCGATCTTGATGAAATCATCATGGATTTGGCCTGTGCGGTGTCTGGCGCGGGGCGCGCTTTGAAGGAAAACCTGCTGCACGCAGAGCTGTCAGAGGGCGCGAATGCCTATGCGGTTGGCGGCACGCACCGCCATCTGGGTGAGTTCGATCAGGAGTTTTCAGCGATTGCCGGACGGCCCGTCGAGGTTCAGTTCACGCCACACTTAATCCCTGCAAACCGCGGAATTCTTGCGACAAATTACGTAAAGGGTGATGCGCAGGCTATTCATGATGTGCTGGCCACGGCCTACGTGGACGAACCTTTCGTCGTCGTGCTGCCGTTCGGCGAATACCCGAGCATTCGCCACATCCGTGGGTCCAATTTCTGTCACGTTGGGGTAGTTGCTGACCGTCGGGATGGCCGCGCCATTGTCATCGCGGCACTTGATAACCTCACCAAAGGGTCAAGCGGGCAGGCCTTGCAGAACGCCAACCTGATGTTAGGTCTTTCTGAGACTGAGGGGCTTATGATGGCTCCGCTATTTCCTTAG
- the ccmE gene encoding cytochrome c maturation protein CcmE, with amino-acid sequence MKSLKKTRRIQIIVVAFVALGLSTAIIGYALRDGINYFRSPSEVLAEPPVETELFRIGGMVQAGSIVRGEGTHVSFVVTDCFTAVPVTFEGILPSLFEEGQGMVGQGNYINGTFEAVEILAKHDETYMPAEVENMHEQQNFCEPVDPDLTDATDGTATSG; translated from the coding sequence ATGAAATCGCTAAAGAAGACGCGCCGTATCCAGATTATTGTCGTTGCCTTCGTGGCGCTTGGGCTTTCCACTGCAATCATTGGGTACGCGTTGCGTGACGGGATTAACTATTTCCGTTCGCCGAGCGAAGTGTTGGCTGAACCACCCGTTGAAACGGAACTGTTCCGCATTGGTGGAATGGTGCAGGCGGGGTCAATCGTGCGCGGTGAGGGCACCCATGTGTCGTTCGTTGTAACCGATTGCTTTACCGCCGTTCCCGTGACGTTTGAAGGCATCTTGCCGAGCTTGTTTGAAGAAGGACAAGGTATGGTTGGTCAAGGAAATTACATTAACGGTACATTTGAAGCTGTTGAAATTCTTGCCAAACATGACGAAACATACATGCCTGCCGAAGTTGAAAACATGCATGAACAACAGAACTTCTGTGAGCCGGTTGATCCTGACCTGACCGACGCAACGGACGGTACCGCTACCAGCGGTTAA
- a CDS encoding lysophospholipid acyltransferase family protein produces the protein MAKNQIARDISYASSASSKGGRAVIRVMENATGRFRLIRKARGYDAEVAQGADFWRVITERYKLNLNVVGGSLENIPKTGPLIVVSNHPYGILDGLMMGRILSERRGGDFKILANSVFRKSPDLERVILPVSFDETKEAARLNLETRKEALRYLDEGGAMGIFPGGTVSTSARPFSKPMDPQWRNFTAKMVSKSDAVVVPIFFEGANSRAFQLASHLHTTLRMGLLVREFKTRVGSDVRVVIGKPIPSAKLDAFKTDATSCMDFLRKATYELSPKAVNVQTFGREFDDRYKRKG, from the coding sequence ATGGCCAAGAACCAAATTGCGCGCGATATTTCTTATGCCAGCTCTGCATCCTCAAAAGGCGGGCGTGCAGTTATTCGAGTTATGGAAAATGCGACGGGGCGTTTTCGTTTGATCCGCAAGGCCCGTGGTTATGACGCGGAAGTTGCACAGGGCGCTGATTTTTGGCGTGTGATAACAGAACGTTATAAGTTGAACCTCAATGTCGTTGGTGGGTCTTTAGAGAACATTCCAAAGACTGGCCCATTGATCGTTGTGTCAAACCACCCATACGGCATTCTGGACGGATTAATGATGGGGCGCATTCTGTCTGAACGCCGCGGAGGGGATTTCAAAATCCTCGCCAATTCGGTGTTCCGAAAGTCCCCCGATCTGGAACGTGTTATCCTGCCGGTATCGTTTGATGAAACGAAAGAAGCCGCGCGTCTGAATCTTGAAACTCGTAAAGAAGCGCTGCGGTATTTAGACGAGGGTGGCGCAATGGGTATTTTCCCTGGTGGGACCGTCAGCACATCTGCACGGCCGTTTTCCAAACCGATGGACCCGCAATGGCGAAACTTCACGGCGAAGATGGTGTCCAAAAGCGATGCTGTGGTTGTGCCGATCTTTTTTGAAGGCGCGAACAGTCGCGCGTTCCAGCTTGCCAGCCATCTTCACACGACATTGCGCATGGGGCTTTTGGTGCGCGAATTCAAAACGCGGGTCGGGTCGGATGTGCGTGTTGTGATCGGAAAACCAATTCCGTCTGCTAAGCTGGATGCATTTAAGACAGATGCGACAAGTTGCATGGATTTCCTGCGCAAAGCGACGTATGAGCTGAGTCCAAAGGCCGTGAATGTTCAGACATTCGGGCGAGAATTTGATGATCGCTATAAGCGCAAAGGTTAA
- a CDS encoding indolepyruvate ferredoxin oxidoreductase family protein: MTRQEVTLNDRYDLSKRQVLLNGTQALVRLMLIQKARDEAAGLNTAGYVTGYRGSPLGAVDMQMERAEKQLTEADVTFQRGLNEDLAATALWGSQQAELRGEGSYDGVFGLWYGKGPGVDRSGDVMRHANMAGTSPAGGVIMAMGDDHTGESSTTLHQSDWAMVDAYMPIVSPAGVQEILDMGQYAWALSRFAGVWVGLKTMKDTIEVTSVVDGDPFVQNFVTPDFEMPDGGLNIRLIDTPVEQEARIIDHKRFAAEAFARANKIDKVGWPNKGAKIGLVAAGKNWLDLQHAMSLLGIDEAEAERLGITTYKVGQVWPLDMESFHEWAEGLDLIISVEEKRKLIEVQIKEAIFDDHDGRRVYGWHKGDHRKEGRREEFFPTRFALDPIFIAEKIGEVLIEEGCGSEKIEGGLAKLAEAKRADNAEEIAARLPYFCSGCPHNSSTKVPDGSRAYAGIGCHYMVQWMDRDTVGFTQMGGEGANWVGEAPFSNRGHVFQNLGDGTYNHSGVQAIRFALMAGTTMTYKILYNDAVAMTGGQGNDGGLTHDQICQEVLAMGVKTVHLVHDPAEGADLSNVPSAVKISTRDQLESVQIELSEVKGVSVLVYVQTCAAEKRRRRKRGLFPDPDKRVFINTDVCEGCGDCGLQSNCVSIVPVETELGRKRAIDQSSCNKDFSCVNGFCPSFVTVEGAQLKTAATNSIALPNMSDPALPTINGTHNVVITGVGGTGVVTIGAVLAMAAHVDGKAAGMMEMAGLAQKGGAVHIHCRIAENACDINAIRVSTGECDALIGGDLVVSAGSKTLGLMSTGRTRGVVNAHEIITGDFTRDISFKLPADRLTLALEARLQNGLSMFDASELAKALMGEAIYSNMMVFGAAWQMGAIPVSGASIRKAIELNGTAVKRNLQAFEYGRWAVLHPADAAKVLSSDVVELPKSAEEKIAFRATHLTAYQNADYAKRYTDFVARFEGDLRDAVALGYYKVLSYKDEYEVARLLIGTKKKAQATFDGDLKLTHHLAPPMLGGTGADGRPKKRAMPRFTAKLFPLLARLKGVRGTAWDVFGRTEERKMERALIKQYEADMEEVHKLVRPDTLEAAIALAKLPLDNRGFGPVKQANVAKTAKRREELLTVLRESQKRSAAE, encoded by the coding sequence ATGACCCGTCAAGAAGTTACGCTGAATGACCGCTATGACCTGAGCAAACGTCAGGTCTTGTTGAACGGCACCCAAGCGCTGGTGCGCTTAATGCTAATTCAAAAGGCACGCGATGAAGCCGCAGGGCTAAATACGGCGGGATACGTGACGGGTTATCGCGGTTCGCCCCTTGGCGCTGTTGATATGCAAATGGAACGTGCAGAGAAGCAGCTTACGGAGGCTGATGTCACGTTTCAGCGCGGGCTCAACGAGGATTTGGCGGCAACGGCCTTGTGGGGAAGCCAGCAGGCGGAACTGCGCGGCGAGGGATCATACGACGGCGTCTTTGGCTTGTGGTACGGCAAGGGGCCAGGGGTGGACCGTTCTGGCGACGTGATGCGCCATGCGAATATGGCTGGAACGTCGCCAGCGGGCGGTGTCATCATGGCCATGGGTGATGACCATACGGGCGAAAGCTCAACCACGCTGCATCAATCAGATTGGGCGATGGTAGATGCCTATATGCCCATCGTGTCCCCGGCTGGGGTGCAAGAAATTCTTGATATGGGGCAATATGCCTGGGCTTTAAGCCGTTTTGCCGGTGTTTGGGTCGGGTTGAAGACCATGAAGGATACAATTGAAGTCACCAGCGTTGTGGATGGTGACCCGTTTGTCCAAAACTTCGTAACACCTGATTTTGAGATGCCAGATGGTGGGTTGAACATCCGTCTGATCGACACGCCGGTTGAACAAGAAGCCCGCATTATTGACCACAAACGCTTTGCTGCGGAAGCTTTCGCGCGGGCCAATAAGATCGATAAGGTCGGCTGGCCTAACAAGGGCGCTAAGATCGGCTTGGTCGCGGCAGGTAAAAACTGGTTGGACCTGCAACACGCCATGTCTTTGCTGGGTATTGATGAAGCCGAGGCCGAACGCCTTGGCATCACCACCTACAAAGTCGGGCAAGTTTGGCCACTTGATATGGAAAGCTTCCATGAGTGGGCCGAAGGGCTGGATCTGATCATTTCGGTCGAAGAAAAGCGCAAGCTGATTGAGGTACAGATCAAAGAGGCGATCTTTGACGATCATGACGGTCGGCGCGTTTATGGCTGGCATAAAGGGGACCACCGTAAGGAAGGTCGCCGCGAAGAGTTTTTCCCAACCCGCTTTGCGCTTGATCCGATTTTCATTGCTGAAAAGATTGGCGAAGTCTTGATTGAGGAGGGCTGTGGGTCAGAAAAGATTGAAGGCGGGCTCGCGAAACTTGCCGAAGCGAAACGTGCTGATAACGCGGAAGAAATTGCTGCTCGGTTGCCGTACTTCTGTTCTGGCTGCCCACATAATTCGTCCACCAAAGTCCCTGACGGGTCGCGTGCGTATGCGGGGATCGGGTGTCACTACATGGTGCAATGGATGGACCGTGATACCGTCGGGTTTACCCAAATGGGCGGTGAGGGCGCGAATTGGGTTGGCGAGGCTCCGTTTTCAAACCGTGGACATGTGTTCCAAAACCTTGGTGATGGGACGTATAACCATTCCGGTGTTCAGGCGATCCGGTTCGCGTTGATGGCTGGCACGACGATGACCTATAAAATCTTGTATAACGACGCGGTCGCGATGACGGGTGGGCAAGGCAATGATGGTGGGCTGACCCACGATCAAATTTGCCAAGAAGTTTTGGCGATGGGCGTTAAGACCGTACATCTGGTGCATGATCCCGCGGAGGGCGCTGACCTTTCAAATGTTCCATCTGCAGTCAAGATTTCGACGCGTGATCAGCTTGAAAGTGTTCAAATAGAATTGAGCGAAGTCAAAGGTGTATCGGTTCTTGTTTATGTGCAAACTTGCGCCGCCGAGAAACGCCGCCGCCGTAAACGCGGGTTGTTTCCTGACCCAGACAAACGCGTGTTCATCAATACAGACGTTTGCGAAGGTTGTGGGGATTGTGGCTTGCAGTCCAACTGTGTTTCCATCGTTCCAGTTGAAACCGAACTCGGTCGCAAACGTGCGATTGATCAGTCGAGCTGCAATAAGGATTTTTCCTGCGTAAATGGATTTTGCCCGTCATTCGTGACGGTTGAGGGCGCGCAGTTGAAAACTGCCGCGACCAATTCGATCGCGCTGCCAAATATGTCAGACCCAGCGTTGCCGACGATTAATGGCACACACAACGTGGTCATCACAGGTGTTGGTGGAACCGGTGTTGTGACCATTGGTGCCGTGCTTGCGATGGCGGCCCATGTGGATGGTAAAGCTGCAGGTATGATGGAAATGGCTGGGTTGGCCCAAAAGGGCGGTGCTGTGCACATTCATTGTCGGATTGCCGAGAACGCATGTGATATCAACGCGATCCGTGTCTCAACGGGTGAGTGCGATGCACTTATCGGTGGTGACTTGGTCGTTTCTGCGGGGTCAAAGACACTTGGCCTAATGTCGACAGGTCGAACGCGCGGCGTTGTGAATGCCCATGAAATCATCACGGGCGACTTTACCCGTGACATCAGTTTCAAACTTCCCGCAGATCGTCTGACGTTGGCATTGGAGGCACGCCTTCAGAATGGTTTGTCGATGTTTGATGCATCTGAGCTGGCAAAGGCACTGATGGGGGAAGCGATTTATTCCAACATGATGGTGTTTGGGGCTGCGTGGCAAATGGGGGCGATCCCTGTTTCTGGTGCATCAATTCGCAAGGCTATTGAGCTGAACGGCACCGCTGTGAAACGCAATTTGCAGGCGTTTGAATATGGCCGTTGGGCGGTGTTGCATCCTGCAGACGCTGCCAAGGTCCTATCGTCAGATGTGGTTGAATTGCCCAAATCGGCTGAGGAAAAAATCGCATTCCGTGCAACGCATCTGACCGCGTATCAGAATGCCGATTACGCAAAGCGCTACACTGATTTCGTGGCACGTTTTGAGGGTGATCTACGCGATGCCGTGGCCTTGGGCTACTACAAGGTGTTGTCTTATAAGGATGAATACGAAGTCGCGCGGTTGTTGATTGGTACAAAGAAAAAGGCGCAAGCGACCTTTGACGGGGACTTGAAGCTGACCCATCACCTTGCCCCACCGATGCTTGGCGGCACGGGCGCTGACGGGCGACCGAAGAAGCGGGCTATGCCAAGGTTCACCGCTAAGCTGTTTCCGCTTCTAGCACGCTTGAAGGGAGTACGTGGCACGGCGTGGGATGTGTTCGGGCGCACTGAGGAACGTAAGATGGAGCGCGCTTTGATAAAGCAATACGAGGCCGACATGGAGGAGGTGCACAAGCTCGTCCGTCCGGACACGCTGGAAGCGGCGATCGCGCTGGCGAAGCTGCCGCTCGACAACCGCGGCTTTGGCCCCGTGAAGCAGGCCAATGTCGCAAAAACAGCGAAACGTCGGGAAGAATTGCTTACTGTTTTGCGGGAGTCACAGAAGCGTTCAGCAGCCGAGTAG
- a CDS encoding holin-associated N-acetylmuramidase, with amino-acid sequence MHDVHQIAEGIVAREGGFVNDPDDPGGATNHGVTIHTMRRLGLDLDGDGQVTEQDVRVLTREQAVTIFINHYFNRPNIRLLPSALQASVFDMYVNAGANAVRILQRLLQDMRILVTVDGVIGPQTIAATEQGMAAAVDHFVDAYGIARRNYYYALADARPASRKYARRLDGGKGGWITRAEEFISPRFHLSEDQHRERTARWV; translated from the coding sequence ATGCACGATGTTCACCAAATCGCCGAAGGTATTGTTGCTCGTGAGGGTGGGTTTGTTAATGATCCAGATGATCCGGGCGGTGCCACAAACCATGGCGTCACCATTCATACCATGCGCCGCCTAGGGCTTGATCTGGATGGCGATGGGCAGGTGACAGAACAGGACGTGCGCGTGTTAACGCGCGAACAGGCTGTCACGATCTTCATCAATCATTATTTTAATCGGCCTAATATTCGTCTGCTGCCGTCCGCGTTGCAGGCGTCGGTTTTTGATATGTATGTAAACGCTGGGGCCAATGCGGTGCGGATTTTGCAGCGGCTGCTGCAGGACATGCGTATCTTGGTGACGGTTGATGGCGTCATCGGCCCCCAGACGATTGCAGCAACGGAACAGGGTATGGCGGCTGCAGTTGACCATTTCGTTGATGCCTACGGGATTGCACGGCGTAACTACTATTACGCGTTGGCGGATGCGCGTCCGGCCAGCCGTAAATATGCACGGCGCTTGGATGGCGGGAAGGGCGGTTGGATTACACGGGCGGAAGAATTTATCTCGCCACGCTTTCACCTGAGCGAGGACCAGCATCGCGAAAGGACAGCGCGATGGGTTTGA
- a CDS encoding glutamate racemase yields MAVGIFDSGLGGLTVLDAVQKRLPDVPFAYFADSAHAPYGVRTADDIYEKTTAATQALFDAGCDLVILACNTASAAALRKMQEGWVPEGKRVLGVFVPLIEALTERSWGDNSPPREVDVKHVALFATPATVSSRAFQRELAFRAVGVDVEAQACGGVVDAIEDNDLILAEALVNSHVDALKRKMPHPDAAILGCTHYPLMQDAFQQALGEDVKVFSQANLVAESLADYLDRRPEMIGSGEACFLTSGDPKRVSNSATQFLRREIQFQAA; encoded by the coding sequence ATGGCAGTTGGTATTTTTGATAGTGGATTGGGCGGCTTGACTGTGCTGGACGCCGTACAAAAGCGTCTGCCGGATGTTCCGTTCGCTTATTTTGCGGATAGCGCGCATGCGCCTTACGGTGTGCGCACGGCCGACGATATCTATGAAAAGACCACAGCTGCGACGCAGGCTTTGTTTGATGCTGGCTGTGATCTGGTGATTTTGGCTTGTAATACGGCGTCTGCAGCGGCGTTGCGCAAGATGCAAGAAGGCTGGGTGCCTGAAGGCAAACGGGTTCTCGGGGTGTTTGTGCCATTGATCGAAGCCCTGACTGAACGTTCATGGGGCGATAATTCCCCGCCACGCGAAGTCGATGTAAAACATGTGGCTCTGTTTGCGACACCAGCGACCGTTTCAAGCCGTGCGTTCCAACGTGAATTGGCATTCCGCGCTGTTGGTGTGGACGTCGAAGCGCAGGCCTGTGGCGGTGTCGTTGATGCGATTGAAGATAACGATCTGATCTTGGCCGAAGCACTGGTGAACAGCCATGTGGACGCGCTGAAACGTAAAATGCCGCATCCGGATGCTGCGATTTTGGGATGTACCCATTATCCTTTGATGCAGGACGCGTTCCAACAGGCGCTCGGCGAGGATGTTAAGGTGTTTTCGCAGGCCAATCTGGTTGCCGAAAGCCTTGCGGACTATCTTGACCGTCGCCCAGAGATGATTGGGAGCGGGGAGGCCTGTTTCCTGACCTCTGGCGATCCAAAACGCGTGAGCAATAGCGCGACACAGTTCTTGCGACGAGAAATTCAGTTTCAAGCCGCTTAA